ATTCATAGCCGCAACACTAGCACTACTAGCCCACGCCTACAGAGAACACACGTAGGTAGCTTTGTACGGCGAAAAGAACTCCATTGCAACGCTAGTCAGCTAGAGGAACGGTAAACGGGAAAGAGAGTTAGCCCTTGGAAAATAGAGAGATGCGGGGGAGAAAAACTGGGTGGGAAAAACTCCCTCCACCGAGGCCGGTATCTCAGCCTATCTCTTCACCGTGGTGTGGTATCACTTCGTTTAGCTCTAAGTCAAGCTGGCTGGCTATTGCATGTGTTACTAGCATCTTTGCTACTAGTAGGGCTGCTAGGGCTAGTGGTGCAAGCTCACGAAGCCTTAACACCAGACTGGTTAGCCTCCTCATCCCTTACACCCCTCCGCCTGGTCCGTGAAAAGTGGTGCAGGCGGTCCCTCATGTAAGGTGGTCAGGATGGGCTCCTTGAAGCGTAAAGGACTACCGGTGATATCACGCATCCTAGTTCTCCTTTCATGCTACGACTACAGGCTTGAGGCCGAAAAGTTCGGCGTAGTAAAACAAACTATACACCCCATGGTTGCCTCAGCCCGAAAGAAGTACAAGCCCGTCTATCACATCAAGGACCTGAGGCCCCTGGGCTTCGCCACAATACTAGCCACTATGAGAGACAGGGAGCTGTGGCGCAAACTAGCAAATACTAATAGTGTAGAGTACATAGAGAACCATGTTGTGTTGGGGAGGTATGTTTCATCGATAGTGTTAACAGTTGATGGACACATAATAGTGACCTACAATGTGCCAAAAATACTACTTGATGATGCTGTCTCGGTCGTAGAGAAGTGGTATACTGATAGACAGGGGGAGGTCGTTGTTGGAGAGACTATGCCGGTTAGGAACTGTGCTGGGGTCGTTGGGCAGCTAGCTCTACCGAGTCTTGAGCAGCACTACCACGTAGCTAGGATGTTTGAGGAGTATCGTAGCCGTATGCCCTTCATGGACTATATACTCTTATCGATACTCGATCATGATCCACTTCTCCCGCTTAGCGATGTGAGAAACCTTGTGCATGCTATAGAGGCTAGGATAGAGAAGGAGATTGGGGAGGGCCTACTACGCTACAGGTACGTGCTACGTCATTATCGTTCACTCTCAGAGAAAGGGGTGCTAGGTCGTGCCCGCATACCCAAGATAATAGAAGAACCTAAAACGGCGATAAGCATTATTGCTGAGGAAAAGTGTGCTCCCAAACTATACGCCTATGCGGCAGCGTATCTTGCATCAAGCAGGATGTTCATATCCAAGAGTACTCTAGTGGTGGGGCTGTATGTTCCGCAAACCGTGGTAAATCGGCTAGCCGAGGAAGCCTATGATTGTATTATTGAGGCCTACGTGCCTGTGAAGGGGTTCCTGGCGCCGTTTCCGTTTGAGATGTATGATCCGATTAGGGATGAGTGGAGCCTGGAGCCGGTGTCGCAAGACATAGTCAACTTGCTAAGAAAGTTCCGGCTACTAGCGTAAGTGTGGAGGATGCAAGAGATGACACGTGATCGCCATCGATGACATTCTCGATTAAGCGTGATACGATCTTAGCGATAGACGGGGAGATCTCCTCTACGAGGCGCATAGCCTTTTCTAGATTCTTTACGGCTAGGACAGCGAAGGGGACACCGTAGCGTGTTTTAGAGCTAGCGTTCAGCACTGCATAGAGCCCTGGCATTGCTCGGCGCAGGTATGCGTCAATCCTTTGCCAGCTCATCCCTGGCACCGATCCTGTATTAACTCGTGGTAATAGTTTTGACAGTATCCCGGGGACAGGCATGAAGCCTGCCTGACCAAATTATATAAGGAGGGCCCGTGTCATATGATTATTTATACAATTATGTTTTATACAATTATGTAGTGTCGAGTTGTTGGCGGGCCCGGGGGGATTTGAACCCCCGACCACCGGCTTAGGAGGCCGGCGCTCTATCCTGGCTGAGCTACGGGCCCAGCCAGGCTCCATGTAGACTGCTATTCTCTGACGGGGGCTGCGTTATATTCGTTGCTGGCTGGGGTTTGTCTCTGGGTTTTTGAGGGGCTCCCGGTGGGTTTACTGGCTGGAGTAGTGGGGGTATAGGATTCCCTTGGCTGGTATTGTTGTGTCTGCTCAGCAGCCGGGTGGACTTGAGCAGATTGGTGACTTGTTGGCGCTGGCTATTGGGCTGCTAATAGTCATAATAATACTGGCGTACAGTATCCGTGTTGTACGGGAGTATGAGAGGGTTGTGGTGTTCCGTCTCGGCAGGATTATCGGTGCTAAGGGACCCGGCATAGTCATAGTTATACCCATCATTGACCGTGTGGTCATGGTTGACCTGCGTATCCATACGGTTGACGTGCCGAGGCAGAGGATCATAACTAGGGATAATGTTGAGGTTTCTGTGGATGCCGTTGTCTACTATCGTGTGCAGGACCCGATTAAGGCTGTTACGACTGTGCGCAACTACCATCTCGCCGTCACAATGCTGGCGCAGACCGTGTTGAGGGATATCATTGGCAAGAGCGAGCTGGACGACCTGCTGACCCGGAGGGATGAGATCAACAAGGAGCTGCAGAAAATCCTCGACGAGTTGACAGATCCATGGGGTATCAAGGTTACAGCTGTAACGTTGAAGGAGGTTGTACTGCCCGAGGGTCTCGTAAGGGCTATGGCTAGGCAGGCTGAGGCTGAGAGGTGGAGGAGGGCTAAGATAATCGAGGCTGAGGGCGAGAGGCAGGCAGCCAAGATACTCGCTGAAGCAGCTGAGATCTATGAGCAGCACCCGGCCGCGCTGAGGCTGCGTGAGCTATCCACGCTCCTCGAGGTGGCTAAGGAGAAGAACCTCATAGTCTTCTACCCGCTAACCGCTGGCTTCGAGGGTGTTGCAAGCCTTACAGCGCTTGCCGAGGCTCGGAAGAGGAGTGGGGAGAGCCGGTAGCCTGTAACACTACCCTGGGAGCACTACACTCCGTTCCAATGTTTTTCCTCGCAGCCCATGCGTCGAGGGGATGCCCCTGCTCGCAATACATGTTATCTACCCGTGTGGTGCCTGGATTGCTTAGCAGTAAAAACAATGTATTGGGAACAGAATGGGTCGGACCATGAATCCTTGGCATATCTTGGTTTGGGGCATGGTTGTTCTAGTGTTTGTGGTGCTTAATAGCGTGTGTGTATGGCTTAGAGTAGTGGATGTGGAGCTTTTCGGGGAGCGAGACCCGCAGCCCCGGGGTTGTCAAGCTGCGGGGATGACTGGGCGGTTACCCAGCCGAATGCCTAATTTTTTCTAGGCTCCTGGATTCCCCGGTGTAGGCTCAAAGGATTTTTACGAATGGTGTACGTGTTGTTGTGCTGGTGGCTCGGCTGTGGCTAGGCTTGAGCCTGGGCTCCGGTGTGTTGAGGAGTTTCGTGTTGAGGAGGAGCATACAGCAAGCCATGTGGGTAGTGGGACTGTGAGGGTTCTCTCGACGCCTGCAATGATAGCGTTTATGGAGATAACTGCTCTACATTGTGCTCAGAGGTACCTGGGGGAGGGGGAGACCACGGTAGGCACAATGGTCTGTGTGCGACACCTTGCGCCAGCTCCGGTTGGCGTGGTTGTGCGTGTTGAGGCTGTGCTCGAGAAAGTTGAGGGTAGGCGGCTCCTGTTCCGTGTCCGGGCCTGGTGGGGTGATACACTGCTGGGTGAGGGTGAGCACGAGCGCTACATCGTGAACACGGAGAGGTTTCTGGCGAAAGTGGAGAAGATGCTGAGGGAGAAGCAGGAGAAAGAGACAAAAAGCTAGGCTTCACCGAAGCTGCGGTCTCCGGCATCGCCCAGGCCGGGGACTATGAAGCCCTTCTCGTTCAGCTCTGGGTCCACGGCTCCGACCACAACAGCTATTTCCCCCTTCACGGCTTCGCGGAGTGTCTCTAGCCCCTCCCGAGTAGCTATCAGGGAAACCACCACGATTCTCTTGGCGCCTTCCCGCTCTAGGCGGGCCACGATCCTCGACAATGTGCTTCCCGTAGCTAGCATGGGGTCCACGGCGATGACGGTCTTATCCTTCACTGGGGGCACCCTCCAGTAGGGTACCTCCACGTCGAACACTAGCCTACCTTCCTGCTGCCTCCCCGTATCCTCGAGCCTCGTCGCGGCGGCGAAGCCTAGCACGGCGCGGGGGTAAAGTTCGAGGAGCCCCATAGCCATGGGTGCTGCCGCGCGGAGAACAGCAACCACCACAAGCTCTTCATCAGCTACCCGTACAGCGGAAGCTGTGGCGCCAAGGGGGGTTCTCACAGTATCCCGTCTAGATGGGAGGAACCTGGCAGCCTCGTAGCCGAGGAGTATCCCGGCGAGCCTCAGCAGCTCCCGGAATCTCCACGGCTCGGTATGCTCGTCACGCAGTTCTAGGAGGATGCGTTGGAGGGCAGGATTCTCAGCGACGTGTAGCTCTAGACGGCTCACCGGCCACCCAGATGGGGCCGCTACCGGGGCGTCCAGGGTTTATCAAGTCTGTGCTAGCCTAGCTGCATCCCGGACCGGCAGAGGGCCTCCACGAGACCGTAAACAGTGTCCACGAGAGCCTCGGCTAGCGCAACCTCGACCTCAGACTCTAGCCGCGGGAGCTTCTCAACCCTCAGCGCTACACCCTGCAGCACAGCCTGCAGCCTATCAGCCAGCTCCCCCACGGTACAGCGGGGCTCCACGCTACCCCAACACCCCGCGATGCAGGGCTCTACAGCCCCGGAGAGCGTCTCAGCCGCGCGCCGCAGCAGTCTGGCAAGCCCACTACCCCTCCCCCGCCCCTTACCCAGCGCCTCCGAGGCATCAGAGAGAATCGATAGTGCAACATCGCAGGCCTCGCGGAGAGCCCTGCTACAATCCCTATCCTGCACCACCACAGCCACCCAGGACTTCTCTGGCGTGCAGAGTGTAAAATGCTAGGAGTAGTATGATGCTTGTAAGCTCTGGTGGTGCTGCTCCAGGCGGTGTATCCCTCACTAGGTGCATGTACCAGAGCAAGCTGGTTGATGCGGTGCCCAGTGCTGCTGTTGCCAGCAGCTTGGGGCTGCGCTTCGCGCTGTAGGCTATGACGTAGGGTATCATTGCGAGGAAGAACGCGGCAGAGGCCACGAAGTGTGCATGACCATATGTCTCGTCGAACACTGCTACTAGCCCGAGCGTGAAGCCGACCAGGGCTAGGAGGACTGCCTCGAGCCCTCCAGCCCTAGGGATGCAGAGAACCGCGTAGACCGTGATTAGCACAGCGCCGGTGTAAAGCGCCGAGTTAAACACTATGGCTGTTACGGGGTCGTAGCGCGGATTGCCAAGGTCGCTAAACGCGTTGTCCCAGAAGCTCCACCAGCCCGAAGCAAGCGTGGCCGCAACGGCTATACCGGCGAGTGGTATGAGGGGCCCAGCTACAGCGAGAAGCATGCAGAGCTTGCACCGAGCCTTTGGCAAGGACGACTAGTCCCCAGAGTACCACTCCCCGGGCTTGCAGCTGAAAACCGCTTTCCCAGAGCGGGCCCTGAGCGTGTTCGGGGAGAGTAGCCGGCGGCGGTTATCGGTCTAGACCACGAAGAGAGCGCGTGGCGAGAACAGTACTCTATCGCCATCCTTTAGCCTCGTCTCTAGGCCGTCTAGGAAGTCTATCCTCCGCCCATTAACAGCTATCTCCACGGGGTAGCGTGGCTCACCCTTCTCATCCAGAATCCAGCTCTTAAAACCCGGCTTAACCTGGCTATCGATGTATTCTATGAGGTCCCTAACGGTGGCCCCCTCAGCCAGCTCTATCTCGAGCTCAAAGCGACCCATTAGCTCGTAGAACTCCTGGATAAACACAGCCTTTACCTTCAAGCCTTGCAGCCCCTCCTTCCAGGCCGTAGTACCGGGGCTCCGGGGAGATGGTGAGGGTTGTGGTGTCGGGCTCTACTCTTATCCCTAGCTCCGAGCCTATGCTTTCGATGGTCACCTCTGGCTACTATTATATTCTGAAGCCCCTCCTCCTAGCGCACTCCAGCAGCCTCCTGGTAACCTGTTCGTAGTAACCGCCCTTGCTTAGGACGTAGCTGTAGATCCTTTGTGTCTTCTCGCCGAACACGTATGCGACCTTCCTGGCGGCCTCCTCGTCTAGGGCTATGTAGCGGTTCTCTGCCGCGAATACCTCCCTGGGCTGCCTCGGCTTGGGTGATGGCTTCTCAGCAGGCCTCCCAACACATAGTCCTACAACGGGTAGCACTTGCTCTGGCAGGTTGAGGATTTCCGCTATGCGGCAGGGGTTCGAGTAGAGCGCTATGAAGACTATGCCGTAGCCCAGACTCTCCGCTGCGAGTGCCGCCCAGCCAGCTGCAATACCGGCATCCACCACCCCTATGAGGAGGTGGCCCAGCCCGGGCTCGGCAAACTCCACGCCGTGAATCCTTGCGGCTTCGGCGAGCTTGCGGTAGTCGACGCTAAACACGAGGAACACCGGGGCCTTAGCTACGTGCTCCTGGCCGCCTACAGCTTCTGCAAGCTTAGCCTTCAGCTCTCCATCAGTTACAATGGTTACAGTGAAAGGCTGTATACCCCAGGACGTGGGTGCCCTCCGTGCAGCCTCAACAATGGCTTCGAGATCCTCAGGCTTGACGGGCTCATCTGTGTATTTGCGGATGCTGACGTGACGCGAAATTGTTTCTATGCAGCAGGACATGCTGGCACACCGGTCTAGGGTACTGTAGCTAGCAGACTAGAATACATAACCCGCCCCAAACATCGAAGCGTAGTAAGCGAACAAATGGTGCTAGTGCTTGGAGGCGCTAAAGGGAATCCCGGAACCCACTATGTCCATATGATGTCCCTATAGCCTCCACGTGTAATCCGGGGCTATGTTCTGCAGCGTTCTGCGGCTAGCGTTCTAAGCCGCGCCCTTGGCTAGCGGGCAACACCACGCTATTTTGCATTCAACACAAGTGCTTAGCTATAACAATCAGCTAAAGCCAAGTGTACTTGCAACTGACAAGAAGCGTAGTACCTGCATAGCCATAGGAAGGGGGTGTGGCGGGCCCGCCGGGATTCGAACCCGGGACTTCCGCCCAGCCAGGCCTGAAGGCCCGCTGGTCTACGGGTTAAGAGCCCGCCGCTCTACCAGGCTGAGCTACGGGCCCAACCGCGTGGCTCCACGTTACGAGGTAGCCTTTCTGGAGGGGGGTATATTAAGGTTATTCTCCTATTGGTGGGTTTCTTCGCGCACCCAGCGGCAGTACTCGGCATAGCATGCTACTACGGGTACAGCAACTATCTCGGGTACTTGGTATGGATGTATCTCCTTAACTTTTTCAATCAGCTTGGGTAGCTTGTCCATAGAGGTTTTCACAATCAGCAAGTCCTCCTGATCATTCTCTATCTTGCCTTGCCACCAGTATCCGCTCTCAACAGGAGTGATGTTAATGCATGCAGCTAGTCTTTCCTCGAGCAGTTTCTGGGCTATTTCCTTGCCCTTACCTCTGGGCGTGGTGATGTAGACTACTACTACTCCACCCTCTATGGGAGCTGTACTTGTCAAGGCTTCAAACCCCGTTAGTACAATGCTCAAGTTGATGGGCTATAACAGTATCACTCGTGCATTCAAAGGGCTCTGGACATAGGTGGAGTGTATATTTAAAATCTCCCAGCTGCACAGCTGTATTGTCCACAAACCTAGTTTGACGTATGTAGTGGAGGTGTGCTGCTTTGGCTCGGGTTGAGCGTAGGTTCGGAGGCATTGCAAGCCCCCTTGTGCGGCTAGCCTACTTCATATTCGAAATTATTGCATTCATTATGTTAGCTGTCGCAGCTCTAATAGCATTCTATGATTTCATTGTGTTTATATTCGAGCGCGTATTCGACTATACCGAGGTACTGCCAAGGATTCTACTAATCTT
This DNA window, taken from Hyperthermus butylicus DSM 5456, encodes the following:
- a CDS encoding slipin family protein encodes the protein MAGIVVSAQQPGGLEQIGDLLALAIGLLIVIIILAYSIRVVREYERVVVFRLGRIIGAKGPGIVIVIPIIDRVVMVDLRIHTVDVPRQRIITRDNVEVSVDAVVYYRVQDPIKAVTTVRNYHLAVTMLAQTVLRDIIGKSELDDLLTRRDEINKELQKILDELTDPWGIKVTAVTLKEVVLPEGLVRAMARQAEAERWRRAKIIEAEGERQAAKILAEAAEIYEQHPAALRLRELSTLLEVAKEKNLIVFYPLTAGFEGVASLTALAEARKRSGESR
- a CDS encoding thioesterase family protein, which gives rise to MARLEPGLRCVEEFRVEEEHTASHVGSGTVRVLSTPAMIAFMEITALHCAQRYLGEGETTVGTMVCVRHLAPAPVGVVVRVEAVLEKVEGRRLLFRVRAWWGDTLLGEGEHERYIVNTERFLAKVEKMLREKQEKETKS
- the upp gene encoding uracil phosphoribosyltransferase, giving the protein MSRLELHVAENPALQRILLELRDEHTEPWRFRELLRLAGILLGYEAARFLPSRRDTVRTPLGATASAVRVADEELVVVAVLRAAAPMAMGLLELYPRAVLGFAAATRLEDTGRQQEGRLVFDVEVPYWRVPPVKDKTVIAVDPMLATGSTLSRIVARLEREGAKRIVVVSLIATREGLETLREAVKGEIAVVVGAVDPELNEKGFIVPGLGDAGDRSFGEA
- a CDS encoding DUF998 domain-containing protein, which produces MPKARCKLCMLLAVAGPLIPLAGIAVAATLASGWWSFWDNAFSDLGNPRYDPVTAIVFNSALYTGAVLITVYAVLCIPRAGGLEAVLLALVGFTLGLVAVFDETYGHAHFVASAAFFLAMIPYVIAYSAKRSPKLLATAALGTASTSLLWYMHLVRDTPPGAAPPELTSIILLLAFYTLHAREVLGGCGGAG
- a CDS encoding MoaD/ThiS family protein, producing MKVKAVFIQEFYELMGRFELEIELAEGATVRDLIEYIDSQVKPGFKSWILDEKGEPRYPVEIAVNGRRIDFLDGLETRLKDGDRVLFSPRALFVV
- a CDS encoding nitroreductase family protein; protein product: MSCCIETISRHVSIRKYTDEPVKPEDLEAIVEAARRAPTSWGIQPFTVTIVTDGELKAKLAEAVGGQEHVAKAPVFLVFSVDYRKLAEAARIHGVEFAEPGLGHLLIGVVDAGIAAGWAALAAESLGYGIVFIALYSNPCRIAEILNLPEQVLPVVGLCVGRPAEKPSPKPRQPREVFAAENRYIALDEEAARKVAYVFGEKTQRIYSYVLSKGGYYEQVTRRLLECARRRGFRI
- the cutA gene encoding divalent-cation tolerance protein CutA; its protein translation is MTSTAPIEGGVVVVYITTPRGKGKEIAQKLLEERLAACINITPVESGYWWQGKIENDQEDLLIVKTSMDKLPKLIEKVKEIHPYQVPEIVAVPVVACYAEYCRWVREETHQ